A section of the Sphingomonas ginsenosidivorax genome encodes:
- a CDS encoding TrmH family RNA methyltransferase, with the protein MPREITAFSNPLIKYVRDLRDKRHRRAAGQFLAEGLRILTEARETGRLPRTLFYAAASADHPLVHALSMDVEEAGGESIQTTPDILSKLSGKDNPQAVVGVFDEFAVTLADFDRSTSGIWLVAERLRDPGNLGTILRTGDAVGAGGLILIGESVDPFSVEAVRASMGALFTIPVVKSEWTPFLDWLRSGPGQLVGLSLDTDTDYRAARYGAPTFLLTGNEAQGMLPEMAEACDTLVKIPMLGKADSLNAAVATAVMAYEVLAQQRG; encoded by the coding sequence ATGCCCCGCGAGATCACCGCCTTTTCGAACCCGCTGATCAAATATGTCCGCGACCTGCGCGACAAGCGGCATCGGCGTGCCGCCGGCCAGTTTCTCGCCGAGGGCCTGCGCATCCTGACCGAGGCGCGCGAGACCGGGCGGCTGCCGCGGACGCTCTTCTATGCGGCGGCGAGTGCGGACCATCCGCTGGTCCACGCGCTGTCGATGGACGTCGAGGAGGCCGGCGGCGAGTCGATCCAGACGACGCCGGACATCCTGTCGAAGCTGTCGGGGAAGGACAATCCGCAGGCGGTAGTCGGCGTGTTCGACGAGTTCGCGGTGACGCTGGCCGATTTCGACCGCAGCACGTCGGGAATCTGGCTGGTCGCCGAACGGCTCCGTGATCCGGGCAATCTGGGGACGATCCTGCGCACCGGCGACGCGGTCGGCGCAGGCGGGCTGATCCTGATCGGGGAGAGCGTCGATCCCTTCTCGGTCGAGGCGGTGCGTGCGAGCATGGGTGCGCTGTTCACGATCCCGGTGGTGAAGAGCGAGTGGACGCCGTTCCTCGACTGGCTTCGCAGCGGCCCTGGGCAGTTGGTCGGCCTCAGCCTGGACACCGACACCGACTATCGTGCGGCGCGCTACGGCGCGCCGACCTTTCTCTTGACGGGCAACGAGGCGCAGGGGATGCTGCCCGAGATGGCCGAGGCGTGCGACACGCTGGTCAAGATCCCGATGCTGGGCAAGGCCGACAGCCTCAACGCCGCGGTCGCGACCGCGGTGATGGCGTATGAGGTGCTGGCGCAGCAACGCGGCTAG
- a CDS encoding autotransporter outer membrane beta-barrel domain-containing protein — protein sequence MRRLLLTTTCLFAVAAPAYAQTVIDAKRSDPVRTSTVKAGAPDAIRITATGSVVPTAGTAATVDSANAVVNEGTIQISNADNATGLLANAGTGGGITNSGKIILDETYVATDTDKDGDLDGPFAAGSGRTGIRTSGAYAGAIVNSGSVTVQGNNSAGIWLGGPLTGAFTHDGTTSVTGNGSTAVRIADVTGNVRLAGTIAAIGQGAVAARVDGDIAGALVVQGAIGATGYRYVQPPADPSKLDADDLLKGGSALVVAGNISGGIVFAVPPKDASTTDNDEDKDGIEDAKEGSAVITGYGAAPAVQIGAATRAVTIGAVAGTGTGYGLIVDGGIAGSGVYAGIEGNGLAIGGLGGAVTIAGGIGINGTVSATANGASATALRVGRGASTPEIRNAGIIAASGGGTTASRTTAVLVDTGATVGTIRNSGAIRATAQAADGSANGILDRSGSVSLVENSGVISASGALATSERNVAIDLSANNAGVIVRQTAVAAGIAAPGIAGDLRFGAGNDLFDVADGTVAGTARFGAGNNRLALSGDAAMTGGAIFGAGNDTVALAGTSSFAGTADFGGGSDTLTLAGTSRFTGSIANAANLAVAVTGGTLGVTGAASIASLSVGGQGVLAVTLDKTGGTGTLITVAGTASFDKDSKLALRLASITDAEGRYVVLRAGTLTGASNLTATTAVLPFLYKGSIATGTGNDLAVDVLRKTSGELGLNRSEASAYDAIYKALGTDAKVGSSFLNITDAEVFRGSVRQMLPEHAGGTFETVTMGSRAVARSLADPHGPFKDQGNWGYWVTQVGFGTAKSLGDTASYDVSGWGVSAGAEYKTGVGNFGTSIAYLDGRDADGGTANEVNTAQYELAGYWRGHWGDLQANAHVAGARVAFDGMRRFTGAIGSEAVERTARGDWNGTLYSASGGVSWDGGKGRFVFRPVLALDYYTLKEDAYTETGGGKAIDLAVRARSSDELAVTGSAAVGLDFGGLDPERGWFRVEVEGGRRELIGGGLGATTASFDGGEAFTLTPEDRTSGWVGKLRAVGGSEGYRIGGEFNAEQQQGRAALSLRATLQVGL from the coding sequence ATGCGTCGTCTCCTGCTGACCACCACCTGCCTGTTCGCCGTCGCGGCGCCGGCTTATGCCCAGACCGTCATCGACGCCAAGCGCAGCGACCCGGTCCGGACCTCGACCGTCAAGGCGGGCGCCCCCGACGCGATCCGGATCACCGCGACCGGATCGGTCGTCCCGACCGCCGGCACCGCGGCGACGGTCGACAGCGCCAACGCGGTCGTCAACGAAGGCACGATCCAGATCAGCAACGCCGACAATGCGACCGGACTCCTCGCCAATGCCGGCACCGGCGGCGGCATCACCAACAGCGGCAAGATCATCCTCGACGAGACCTATGTCGCGACGGACACCGACAAGGACGGCGATCTCGACGGACCGTTCGCCGCAGGTTCGGGCCGGACCGGGATCCGTACGTCCGGCGCCTATGCAGGCGCGATCGTCAACAGCGGCAGCGTAACCGTGCAGGGCAACAACTCGGCCGGGATCTGGCTGGGCGGACCACTGACCGGCGCGTTCACGCATGACGGCACGACCTCGGTCACCGGCAACGGATCGACCGCGGTGCGGATCGCCGACGTCACCGGGAACGTCCGCCTCGCCGGCACGATCGCCGCGATCGGGCAGGGCGCCGTCGCCGCGCGGGTCGATGGCGACATCGCCGGCGCGCTGGTGGTGCAGGGCGCAATTGGCGCGACCGGCTATCGCTATGTCCAGCCGCCCGCCGATCCGTCGAAGCTCGACGCCGACGACCTGCTCAAGGGTGGGTCCGCGCTAGTCGTCGCCGGCAACATCTCGGGCGGCATCGTTTTCGCGGTCCCCCCGAAGGACGCCAGCACCACCGACAATGATGAGGACAAGGACGGCATCGAGGACGCCAAGGAAGGCTCCGCCGTCATCACCGGCTATGGGGCTGCGCCGGCCGTGCAGATCGGCGCGGCGACCCGCGCGGTGACGATCGGCGCGGTCGCCGGGACCGGCACGGGCTACGGCCTCATCGTCGACGGCGGCATCGCAGGCAGCGGTGTCTACGCCGGCATCGAAGGCAACGGCCTCGCGATCGGCGGGCTTGGCGGCGCGGTGACGATCGCCGGCGGCATCGGCATCAACGGCACCGTCTCGGCGACCGCCAACGGTGCCAGCGCGACTGCGCTCCGCGTCGGCCGCGGTGCGAGCACGCCCGAAATCCGCAACGCCGGGATCATCGCGGCGTCGGGCGGCGGCACGACCGCCTCGCGTACGACGGCAGTTCTGGTCGACACCGGCGCCACGGTCGGCACGATCCGCAACAGCGGCGCGATCCGCGCGACTGCGCAGGCTGCTGATGGCAGTGCCAACGGCATTCTCGATCGCTCTGGCAGCGTCTCGCTGGTCGAGAATAGCGGTGTGATCAGCGCGTCGGGCGCGCTCGCCACCTCGGAGCGCAACGTCGCGATCGATCTCTCCGCGAACAATGCCGGCGTCATCGTCCGCCAGACCGCGGTGGCGGCCGGCATCGCCGCACCGGGCATCGCGGGCGATCTGCGCTTCGGTGCCGGCAACGACCTGTTCGACGTCGCCGACGGGACCGTCGCCGGCACCGCGCGGTTCGGCGCGGGCAATAATCGCCTCGCGCTGTCCGGAGATGCCGCGATGACCGGCGGCGCGATCTTCGGTGCCGGCAACGACACCGTGGCGCTGGCCGGCACGTCGAGCTTCGCCGGCACCGCGGATTTCGGCGGCGGCAGCGATACGCTGACGCTGGCGGGTACGTCGCGCTTCACGGGCAGCATCGCGAACGCGGCGAACCTCGCGGTCGCGGTTACGGGCGGTACGCTGGGCGTCACCGGTGCAGCCTCGATCGCGTCGCTGTCGGTCGGCGGGCAGGGGGTGCTCGCCGTCACGCTCGACAAGACCGGCGGCACTGGCACGCTGATCACGGTCGCCGGCACCGCGTCGTTCGACAAGGATTCGAAGCTAGCGCTGCGGCTCGCCAGCATCACCGATGCGGAGGGGCGCTATGTCGTCCTGCGCGCGGGCACGCTGACCGGTGCGTCGAACCTCACCGCGACCACCGCGGTGCTGCCGTTCCTCTACAAGGGCAGCATCGCGACGGGCACGGGCAACGACCTCGCGGTCGACGTCCTGCGCAAGACGTCAGGCGAGCTCGGCCTCAACCGCTCCGAAGCCTCGGCCTATGACGCGATCTATAAGGCGCTCGGCACCGATGCGAAGGTCGGCAGCTCGTTCCTCAACATCACCGATGCCGAGGTGTTCCGCGGATCGGTGCGCCAGATGCTGCCCGAGCATGCCGGCGGCACGTTCGAGACCGTCACGATGGGTTCGCGCGCGGTCGCCCGCTCGCTCGCCGATCCGCACGGCCCGTTCAAGGACCAAGGCAATTGGGGCTATTGGGTGACGCAGGTCGGGTTCGGCACCGCCAAGAGCCTGGGCGACACCGCCAGCTACGACGTCAGCGGCTGGGGGGTCTCGGCCGGCGCCGAGTACAAGACCGGGGTCGGCAATTTCGGCACGTCGATCGCCTATCTCGACGGTCGCGACGCCGACGGCGGGACCGCCAACGAAGTCAACACCGCGCAGTACGAACTCGCTGGTTACTGGCGTGGCCATTGGGGCGATCTGCAGGCCAATGCGCACGTCGCGGGCGCGAGGGTCGCGTTCGACGGCATGCGGCGCTTTACCGGTGCGATCGGCAGCGAGGCGGTCGAACGCACGGCGCGGGGTGACTGGAACGGTACGCTCTATTCGGCGTCGGGCGGCGTGTCGTGGGACGGCGGCAAGGGCAGGTTCGTGTTCCGCCCGGTCCTCGCGCTCGATTATTACACGCTGAAGGAGGACGCCTACACCGAGACCGGCGGCGGCAAGGCGATCGACCTCGCGGTGCGCGCGCGCAGCAGCGACGAGCTCGCGGTCACGGGCAGCGCAGCGGTCGGTCTCGACTTCGGCGGGCTGGATCCCGAGCGCGGTTGGTTCCGGGTCGAGGTCGAGGGCGGTCGGCGCGAGCTGATCGGCGGTGGCCTCGGCGCGACGACCGCGTCGTTCGACGGCGGCGAAGCCTTCACGCTGACCCCCGAGGATCGCACGAGCGGATGGGTCGGCAAGCTCCGCGCGGTCGGCGGGTCGGAAGGCTATCGCATCGGCGGTGAATTCAACGCCGAACAGCAGCAGGGCCGCGCCGCGCTGTCGCTCCGCGCGACGTTGCAGGTTGGGTTGTAA
- the rmuC gene encoding DNA recombination protein RmuC: protein MVEIVAVAILALALGLLVGWLIASRKGQALASDLAVAKTRAADADLIRTARDAVERERNDALQALATLRAQHAERTGEADRLRTDLTTIRADRDIVKQELATLRAQSEERQAAHLTTLEQLRDMRETVAMQFDAAAVKALDVAQKNFLERADARFRQSEEAAGQKLESLLQPVSERLQRYEQGVAKVEADRRDAFGDLKGQIEQMRLGQEKVSTEAAKLVNSLRNAPKARGRWGEQQLRNVLETCGLSEHTDFAMEVSVADGDGGRLRPDAVVRIPGGKSLIIDAKVSLNAYQDAFDSVDEVERQRGLSMHAASVKNHVTALGNKSYWSQFDSAPEYVVMFIPGEHFLTAALEFDRELWDYAFNRRVLLATPTNLVAIARTVEGVWRQESMERQARDIAKLGRELYQRLATMGEHVSKLGKNLGTAMNAYNSFVGSLESQVLTSARRLEAYDVDAGGKAIDAPPLVDQAVRPLTKLHVPVEQSKETTE, encoded by the coding sequence GTGGTTGAGATCGTCGCCGTCGCCATCCTGGCGCTCGCGCTCGGCCTGTTGGTCGGCTGGCTGATCGCGTCGCGCAAGGGACAGGCGCTCGCCAGCGACCTCGCCGTAGCGAAGACACGCGCCGCCGATGCCGACCTGATCCGCACTGCGCGCGACGCTGTCGAGCGCGAGCGCAACGACGCGCTGCAGGCCCTCGCCACGCTCCGCGCGCAGCACGCCGAACGGACGGGCGAGGCGGACCGGCTACGCACTGATCTGACCACGATCCGCGCGGATCGCGATATCGTGAAGCAGGAACTGGCTACGCTTCGAGCGCAGTCGGAAGAACGACAGGCAGCCCATCTGACAACGCTCGAGCAGCTTCGCGATATGAGGGAAACCGTTGCGATGCAGTTCGACGCCGCCGCGGTCAAAGCGCTCGATGTCGCACAGAAGAACTTCCTGGAACGCGCCGATGCCCGTTTCCGGCAGTCTGAGGAAGCGGCAGGACAGAAGCTGGAATCGCTGCTGCAGCCGGTGAGCGAACGCCTTCAGCGATACGAGCAGGGGGTGGCGAAGGTCGAAGCCGATCGGCGCGATGCCTTTGGTGACCTCAAGGGCCAGATCGAGCAGATGCGTCTCGGGCAGGAGAAAGTGAGCACCGAAGCTGCGAAGCTGGTCAATTCGTTGCGGAACGCGCCGAAGGCCAGGGGCCGGTGGGGGGAGCAGCAGCTTCGAAATGTGCTCGAGACGTGCGGGCTGAGCGAGCACACGGACTTCGCCATGGAGGTGAGCGTCGCCGACGGGGACGGGGGCAGGCTCCGTCCTGACGCCGTCGTTCGGATCCCTGGCGGCAAATCGCTGATCATCGACGCGAAGGTTTCGCTGAATGCGTACCAGGATGCGTTCGACTCGGTGGACGAAGTCGAGCGGCAACGCGGCCTTTCGATGCATGCGGCGTCCGTTAAAAACCACGTCACGGCTCTGGGCAACAAATCCTATTGGAGCCAATTCGACAGCGCGCCCGAATATGTCGTGATGTTTATTCCCGGGGAGCATTTTCTGACAGCGGCGCTCGAGTTCGACCGGGAGCTGTGGGATTACGCCTTTAACCGTCGGGTTTTGCTGGCAACACCGACCAACCTGGTCGCGATCGCCCGGACCGTCGAAGGTGTTTGGCGTCAGGAAAGCATGGAACGCCAGGCGCGCGACATCGCGAAACTTGGCAGGGAACTGTACCAGCGGCTGGCCACGATGGGCGAGCATGTTTCGAAGCTTGGCAAGAATCTAGGCACAGCGATGAATGCCTATAATTCGTTCGTAGGCAGTCTCGAAAGTCAGGTTCTGACGTCGGCTCGACGCCTGGAGGCCTACGACGTCGACGCCGGCGGCAAGGCGATCGATGCCCCTCCGTTGGTCGATCAGGCGGTCCGTCCGCTCACCAAGCTTCACGTTCCGGTCGAGCAATCGAAAGAAACAACGGAGTGA
- the gyrA gene encoding DNA gyrase subunit A — MTDETILAEPTGGEPAGISTISIVDEMKTSYLDYAMSVIVARALPDVRDGLKPVHRRILFSAHESGFVAGKAYRKSARIVGDVMGKYHPHGDSSIYEALVRMSQDWSMRVPLVDGQGNFGSMDPDKAAAMRYTEARLSKVANSLLGDLDKDTVDFIPNYDGSEREPSVLPARFPNLLVNGAGGIAVGMATNIPPHNLGEIINACLAYMDNGAITVDELFEIVPGPDFPTGAIILGKAGARSAYETGRGSIILRSRHIVEEGRGDRRSIVLTEIPYQQGKNALVEKIAEAAKDKRIEGVSDIRDESNREGVRIVIELKRDATTEVVLNQLWRHTPAQGSFPANMLAIRGGRPELLNLRDIIAAFVTFREEVITRRSKFELAKARDRAHILLGLVIAVTNLDEVVRIIRGSSSPAEARAKLLAREWPVEEIAPYIALVEAVEDKQEGGVYRLSEIQVRAILDLRLHRLTLLGRDEIGDELKTLASTIGELLAILADRAKLYEVMREELIQVRDEFATPRKSEIMLFAGGIEDEDLIEREDMVVTVTMQGYIKRTSLDTFRAQARGGKGRAGMSTKDEDVVTELFVTSTHTPVLFFSNHGKVYRYKVWRLPEGGPATRGRPMVNLLPLAPGETISTVLPLPEDEAEWGAMHVMFATAKGTVRRNAMDAFTNVPSNGKIAMRFEEGSEDRLIGVALLSAHDDVLLATRLGKAIRFAGDDVREFQSRTSTGVRGVTLKANDEVISLSVLHRVEATPQDRETYLKFAPWKGEREGEHDLGAERFNDLKDREQFILTVCANGYGKLSSAYDYRQTGRGGQGITNIDNIARNGEVVASFPAAKGHQLMLVTNQAKLIRTTLASLRVISRNSAGVKLFDVAKGEKVVSAARIEETEEDAEINLADTAPEIAPDTGAIIGDDAAAGPADGE; from the coding sequence TTGACCGACGAGACCATCCTCGCCGAACCCACCGGCGGCGAGCCGGCCGGCATCTCGACCATCTCGATCGTCGACGAGATGAAGACCAGCTACCTCGACTATGCGATGAGCGTCATCGTCGCGCGCGCGCTGCCCGACGTACGCGACGGGCTGAAGCCGGTGCACCGCCGGATCCTGTTCTCGGCGCACGAGAGCGGCTTCGTCGCGGGCAAGGCGTATCGCAAGTCGGCGCGCATCGTCGGTGACGTGATGGGTAAATATCACCCGCATGGCGACAGCTCGATCTACGAAGCCCTGGTCCGCATGAGCCAGGACTGGTCGATGCGCGTGCCGTTGGTCGACGGCCAGGGCAATTTCGGGTCGATGGATCCGGACAAGGCCGCGGCGATGCGCTATACCGAGGCGCGCCTGTCGAAGGTCGCGAACTCGCTGCTCGGCGATCTCGACAAGGACACGGTCGATTTCATCCCCAACTATGACGGGTCGGAGCGCGAGCCATCGGTGCTGCCGGCGCGCTTCCCCAATCTGCTGGTCAACGGTGCGGGCGGCATCGCGGTCGGCATGGCGACCAACATCCCGCCGCACAATCTCGGCGAGATCATCAACGCCTGCCTCGCGTACATGGACAATGGCGCGATCACGGTCGACGAGCTGTTCGAGATCGTTCCCGGTCCGGACTTCCCGACCGGCGCGATCATCCTGGGCAAGGCGGGCGCGCGCAGCGCCTACGAGACCGGCCGCGGGTCGATCATCCTCCGTTCGCGCCACATCGTCGAGGAAGGCCGCGGCGACCGGCGCTCGATCGTGTTGACCGAGATCCCGTACCAGCAGGGCAAGAACGCGCTGGTCGAGAAGATCGCCGAGGCCGCCAAGGACAAGCGGATCGAAGGCGTCAGCGACATCCGCGACGAATCGAACCGCGAGGGCGTCCGCATCGTCATCGAGCTGAAGCGCGATGCGACGACGGAGGTCGTGCTCAACCAGCTGTGGCGGCACACGCCGGCGCAAGGCTCCTTCCCCGCCAACATGCTGGCGATCCGCGGCGGGCGCCCGGAACTGCTCAACCTGCGCGACATCATCGCCGCGTTCGTGACGTTCCGCGAGGAAGTGATCACGCGGCGGTCGAAGTTCGAGCTCGCCAAGGCCCGCGACCGCGCGCACATCTTGCTCGGCCTCGTCATCGCGGTCACCAACCTCGACGAGGTCGTCCGGATCATCCGCGGGTCGTCGAGCCCCGCCGAAGCGCGCGCGAAACTGCTCGCGCGCGAATGGCCGGTCGAGGAGATCGCGCCGTACATCGCGCTGGTCGAGGCGGTCGAGGACAAGCAGGAAGGCGGCGTCTATCGCCTGTCCGAGATCCAGGTCCGGGCGATCCTCGACCTCCGCCTGCACCGGCTGACGCTGCTCGGCCGCGACGAGATCGGCGACGAGCTGAAGACGCTCGCCAGCACGATCGGCGAGCTGCTCGCGATCCTCGCCGATCGGGCGAAGCTGTACGAGGTGATGCGCGAGGAGCTGATCCAAGTCCGCGACGAGTTCGCGACCCCGCGCAAGTCGGAGATCATGCTGTTCGCCGGCGGGATCGAGGACGAGGACCTGATCGAGCGCGAGGACATGGTGGTTACCGTGACCATGCAGGGCTATATCAAGCGCACCAGCCTAGACACCTTCCGTGCCCAGGCGCGCGGCGGCAAGGGCCGCGCCGGCATGTCGACCAAGGACGAGGACGTCGTCACCGAGCTGTTCGTGACGAGCACGCACACACCGGTGCTGTTCTTCTCTAACCACGGGAAAGTCTATCGCTACAAGGTCTGGCGCCTGCCCGAGGGCGGTCCCGCCACGCGCGGCCGGCCGATGGTCAATCTGCTGCCGCTGGCGCCGGGCGAGACGATCTCGACCGTGCTGCCGCTGCCCGAGGACGAGGCCGAATGGGGTGCGATGCACGTCATGTTCGCGACCGCGAAGGGCACGGTGCGTCGTAATGCGATGGACGCGTTCACCAACGTGCCGTCGAACGGCAAGATCGCGATGCGATTCGAGGAAGGCTCCGAGGATCGCCTGATCGGCGTGGCGCTGCTCAGCGCGCATGACGACGTGCTGCTCGCGACGCGGCTCGGCAAGGCGATCCGCTTTGCCGGCGACGACGTCCGCGAGTTCCAGAGCCGGACCTCGACGGGCGTGCGCGGCGTGACGCTGAAGGCGAACGACGAGGTCATCTCGCTGTCGGTCCTCCATCGCGTCGAGGCGACCCCGCAGGACCGCGAGACGTACCTGAAGTTCGCGCCGTGGAAGGGCGAGCGCGAGGGCGAGCATGATCTGGGCGCCGAGCGGTTCAACGATCTCAAGGATCGCGAGCAGTTCATCCTGACGGTCTGCGCGAACGGCTATGGCAAATTGTCGAGCGCGTATGATTATCGCCAGACCGGGCGCGGTGGCCAGGGGATCACCAACATCGACAACATCGCCCGCAACGGCGAGGTCGTGGCGAGCTTCCCGGCGGCCAAAGGGCATCAGCTGATGCTGGTCACCAACCAGGCGAAGCTGATCCGCACGACGCTGGCCAGCCTTCGCGTCATCAGCCGCAACTCGGCGGGCGTGAAGCTGTTCGACGTGGCGAAGGGCGAGAAGGTCGTGTCCGCCGCACGGATCGAGGAGACCGAGGAAGACGCCGAGATCAACCTGGCCGACACTGCGCCCGAGATCGCACCCGATACCGGTGCGATCATCGGCGACGATGCCGCCGCTGGTCCGGCGGACGGCGAATGA
- a CDS encoding glycosyltransferase family 4 protein, whose product MLPTDLRVALFSGNYNYVRDGANQALNLLVGHLLSRGVTVRVYSPTSKRPAFPPTGDLVGVPSLPLPAGRGEYKMARGLPAAVRRDLDTFAPNIVHVSAPDFLGHRALTYARDKGLASVASLHTRFETYFRYYHMGFFEPVMVKILTRFYDRADAVLVPGKGMADIVREWGVTTPVGIWSRGVNHERFTPARRDLDWRRGLGIGDDEVAVGFLGRLVKEKGLDVFANVVRTLRDRGVPHRVLVIGEGPARDWFAEQVPGAVFAGFQSGDALGRAVASMDVFFNPSVTETFGNVTLEAMAAGVPVVAARASGAIGLIDDGVTGFLVPPTEIGGYADAIARIVTEPGLRTSMGQAGHAKAAGYRWDTINESVLDAYLEVMTRRGCRP is encoded by the coding sequence ATGCTCCCGACCGATCTTCGAGTGGCGCTGTTCAGCGGCAATTACAATTATGTCCGCGACGGCGCGAACCAGGCGCTGAATCTGCTCGTCGGGCATCTGCTGTCGCGCGGCGTGACGGTGCGTGTCTATTCGCCCACCTCGAAGCGTCCTGCCTTTCCGCCGACCGGCGACCTGGTTGGGGTGCCGTCGCTGCCGCTGCCGGCCGGACGCGGCGAATACAAGATGGCGCGCGGGCTGCCCGCCGCGGTGCGCCGCGACCTCGACACGTTCGCGCCGAACATCGTGCATGTCTCCGCCCCGGATTTTCTCGGCCACCGCGCGCTGACCTATGCCCGCGACAAGGGGCTGGCGTCGGTGGCGTCGCTGCACACGCGGTTCGAAACCTATTTCCGTTATTACCATATGGGCTTTTTCGAGCCGGTGATGGTCAAGATCCTGACGCGGTTCTACGACCGCGCCGATGCGGTCCTGGTGCCCGGCAAGGGGATGGCCGACATCGTCCGCGAGTGGGGCGTGACGACGCCGGTCGGCATATGGTCGCGCGGCGTGAACCATGAGCGCTTCACGCCCGCGCGCCGCGATCTCGACTGGCGGCGCGGGCTCGGCATCGGCGACGACGAGGTCGCGGTCGGGTTCCTCGGCCGGCTGGTCAAGGAAAAGGGGCTCGACGTCTTCGCGAACGTGGTCCGCACGCTGCGCGATCGGGGCGTCCCGCACAGGGTGCTGGTGATCGGCGAGGGACCGGCGCGCGACTGGTTCGCGGAGCAGGTGCCGGGTGCGGTCTTTGCGGGGTTCCAGTCGGGCGACGCGCTGGGCCGCGCGGTCGCGTCGATGGACGTGTTCTTCAACCCGTCCGTCACCGAGACGTTCGGCAATGTCACACTCGAGGCGATGGCGGCGGGCGTTCCCGTGGTCGCGGCGCGCGCGTCGGGCGCGATCGGGCTGATCGACGACGGCGTCACGGGGTTCCTGGTACCGCCGACCGAGATCGGCGGCTATGCCGACGCGATCGCCCGGATCGTCACCGAACCCGGCCTGCGCACCAGTATGGGCCAGGCGGGGCACGCCAAGGCCGCCGGCTATCGATGGGACACGATCAACGAATCCGTGCTCGACGCCTATCTGGAAGTGATGACGCGGCGCGGCTGCCGACCATAG
- a CDS encoding DUF952 domain-containing protein, translating to MSDAIAYKVLTAAQMATLEGGSFAGAPVDLADGYIHLSTAAQLTETVDKHFARQDDLHVAAVDLEALGDAVKWEESRGGALFPHVYGGPLLLETVVAYGPLERDADGKVKLPVAG from the coding sequence ATGAGCGACGCAATCGCGTACAAGGTCCTGACCGCGGCGCAGATGGCGACGCTCGAAGGCGGCAGCTTCGCGGGTGCGCCGGTCGATCTGGCGGATGGCTACATCCACCTGTCGACCGCGGCGCAGCTGACCGAGACGGTCGACAAGCATTTCGCGAGGCAGGACGACCTGCACGTCGCGGCAGTCGACCTCGAGGCGCTAGGCGATGCAGTGAAGTGGGAGGAGTCGCGCGGCGGCGCGCTGTTTCCGCATGTCTATGGCGGGCCGCTACTGCTGGAGACGGTGGTGGCCTATGGGCCGCTCGAGCGAGACGCCGATGGCAAGGTGAAGCTGCCCGTCGCGGGGTAA
- a CDS encoding TonB family protein: MPVALLALLSLPVPPPPSEGQRTDVVAFKATDVSCADGPVAAGAILTPFSAISTRYAAAGGMTAPTHRLTFVIDAQGHARTIRREPAPSAGWFVDTSDLAPALAASQFPVGAPRTGCSVRFTVSTEPLEAAAMPVLYELASRPETIGYPAALFERVRPMGSNCPRQPGQYRRLNMPPFETLPRSPGGPAWVFLAFDVDTAGKPGNVRVLGTSGNAALDRAGREALLANRYAPGGGYRGCTYHFFLNGGADHPAPDLGPDSPADTGDQPGCVIDPRSIRSLLDGSAYPRPAWRRRIEGVAVIAYDTAPWGAVGNPKILTSEPDDSFGNTARNILSNAQTTPSDTGRRGCVQRVRFKLPADGVVR; this comes from the coding sequence ATGCCCGTCGCGCTGCTCGCCTTGCTAAGCCTCCCTGTTCCTCCGCCACCGTCCGAGGGGCAGCGGACGGACGTGGTGGCGTTCAAGGCCACCGACGTGTCGTGCGCCGACGGCCCGGTCGCGGCCGGTGCAATCCTCACGCCCTTTTCCGCGATCTCGACACGCTATGCGGCGGCGGGCGGGATGACCGCGCCGACCCACCGCCTGACGTTCGTGATCGACGCGCAGGGGCACGCGCGCACGATCCGCCGCGAACCCGCCCCGTCCGCGGGCTGGTTCGTCGATACCAGCGATCTGGCTCCCGCCCTCGCCGCCTCGCAGTTCCCCGTCGGCGCGCCGCGCACCGGCTGCTCGGTTCGCTTCACCGTTTCGACCGAGCCGCTCGAAGCCGCCGCGATGCCCGTCCTGTACGAACTCGCGAGCCGGCCCGAGACGATCGGCTATCCGGCCGCACTGTTCGAGCGGGTTCGTCCGATGGGGTCGAACTGTCCGCGCCAGCCCGGCCAGTATCGGCGCCTGAACATGCCGCCGTTCGAAACCCTGCCGCGGTCGCCCGGCGGCCCTGCCTGGGTCTTCCTGGCGTTCGACGTGGACACGGCCGGCAAGCCCGGGAACGTCCGGGTTCTCGGCACCTCCGGCAACGCCGCGCTGGACCGCGCGGGACGCGAGGCGCTTCTCGCCAACCGCTACGCCCCGGGGGGCGGCTATCGGGGTTGTACCTATCATTTCTTCCTGAACGGCGGCGCGGACCATCCGGCGCCGGACCTCGGCCCGGACTCGCCGGCCGATACCGGCGACCAACCGGGCTGCGTGATCGATCCCAGGTCGATCCGGAGCCTGCTCGACGGCAGCGCCTATCCGCGACCGGCCTGGCGACGCCGTATCGAGGGCGTCGCGGTGATCGCCTACGACACCGCGCCATGGGGTGCGGTCGGCAATCCCAAGATACTCACGTCCGAACCCGACGACTCCTTCGGCAACACCGCACGCAACATCCTCTCCAACGCCCAAACCACCCCCTCCGACACCGGCCGCCGCGGCTGCGTGCAACGCGTGCGGTTCAAGCTTCCGGCGGACGGCGTAGTGCGGTGA